The Paenibacillus spongiae nucleotide sequence GCTTGCCGAACAGGCAGGCGCCATCGAGCTCGGCGGACGGACGTTTAAGGTTGTATTTGTCGAAACGGACGGTGGCATTCCATATGGTGAACAGCGAGGGATTGAAAGGCGAATCGGCATGCAAATACCCGGTAAAGCGGAAATGCGGAAGCCGGAGGCCGTGTTCGGCATCGCGCGCATCAGAGGGAGATGGGTGTTCGGCGAGTGCCGGCAGGGCGAGGCGGTATGGCTGAAGCATAAACAGAAGCCGCAGCCCTACTCGACAGCGCTCGGTACGCGTGTGGCGCGGGCAGTCGTCAATATTGCCGTGCCGGAGCCGGAGGGGGTGCGGGTCGTCGACCCATGCTGCGGGATTGGAACGGTTATTATCGAAGCCTTGTCGATGGGAATGAATATCGAAGGGTTCGATCTGAATCCGTTAGCGGTGCGCGGGGCAAGGGTCAATCTCGCTCATTATGGTATGCCGGACGTTGTCCGCATTGCGGATATACGGTCGCTTGAGGGGAATTACGATACGGCTATCGTAGACCTGCCGTACAATCTATGCTCGGTTATGCCGCCGGAGGAGAGGTTGGACATGCTCAGCAGCGCGAGACGTCTCGCCCGACGTATCGTCATCATAACGACAGAAGTCATAGACGATGATGTCGATCAAGCCGGATTGGTTATCCGCGACCGCTGTGCGGTCCGCAAAGGCCGGTTCGAACGTCAGGTGCTCGTATGCTCTCCTTCCGAGGCATAGCCATCGTATGGCCAGATATTGCCTAACGGGCGTATAGGCTGGAGATGGAAGAGAGCTTTGCGATTTCGTCCGCATCCAACGCGAAGCGCATCGCCTTCACATTCTCCAGCGCTTGATGGGGCTTGGATGCGCCCGGTATAGCGAATACCGTTTCTCCATGTGCGTTTATAAGCCAATTCAGCGCGACTTGGCCTGGCGACGCATCATATTTCGCAGCCAGCTGGTGCAGGAGATCGATAAGGGGCTGTGTCCGCTTCAGTCTCTCCGGCTTGAATGCCGCGGCCCATTTGCGGGGGCCGGAAAGCTGCTTGACCAGCTCCGGATTGCCATGGAATTTGCCCGTCAATAGTCCCTGCTCGAGCGGGGAGTACGCAATAATCGCGACCCCAAGCTCCTTGGCGGTCTCCATAACGCCGTTGCGCTCGATACGCCTGTCGAGCAAGCTGTATTTCACCTGGTTCGACGTCAGGCGGAGTCCAAACTCGCGCAGCGTCCGGTCGGCTTCGCGCATTTTGGCAGCGGAGAAGTTGCTGACGCCCACATGCTTGATCTTACCGGCTTTCACCAGCTTGGCCATCTCGCGCATTTCGCTTGCCGCGGTCGAGAACGAATATGGCTGGTGCACTTGATGGAGATCGATCGGCCAGCCCTTTAGACAGCGCAGTCGATCCTCGATCGTTCCCGATATGCTGGGTGCGGAACGCATGATCGGCCACCATTTTGTCGCGACATGGGCGCTCTTGGCCAGCTCTCCGGCCGCGTTCAGCGCATCGGCAAGCATCCGCTCCGACTGTCCGCCGCCATAGATCTCGGCGGTATCGAACCAATTGATACCGCCCGCAAGGCTGGTGCGGACAATATCCTGAATCGCATCGTCTCCGAGCACAGGCCAGAATTTGCCTACGATCCCGCTGCCTTTGCTGAACTGCCAGCAGCCTAATCCGAGCGGTGAAAGCTGTAAATCAGAATTGCCAAGCCGGCGAAGCTGAATACCGTTCTTCATGATCTTCCCTCACTTTCCAGCATCAATGAATCGGATCTCTTCTCATCATAACGAAAGAAAAGGCCGCATGACAAATGCGACCTTGATTGCATTTCGCTTATAGCGTGATAGGTGAGCGATATAGCTTGTTTAAGCTCCAATAATGGCTTCCATGTCCTGGTGCACGGCAGCGCGAAAAGGGCTGAAGACCAAGCCGCGAACGACTTCGGGCAGGACGATGACCTGGGCATGAACGACTGCCGGCAGGCTGCCGACTAGAGCGCTACCGCCTCGAGAGGCGCTTCGCCAGCCCGATGTCCTTTGCCATGCGGGATGCAGAGCGGCGTTCCGTATATCGGATCGGGAATGATGTGCGACTTCAGGTGGAACACCTTTTCGATCAACTCGGCGTTGATGATATGTTCCGGCTGTCCCTGAGCATATACAGCCTGGTTACGTATAGCGACGATATTATGGGCATAACGGCAGGCCAGGTTGATATCGTGCAGTACCATTACGATCGTCCGCCGCTCGCTCTGATTCAGCTCGAACAGCAGATCGAGCACTTCAATCTGGTGCGTCAGGTCGAGATAGGTCGTGGGCTCATCAAGCAGTATCGTATCGGTATCTTGTGCGAGCGTCATTGCAATCCAAGCGCGCTGGCGCTGTCCCCCGGAGAGCGAGTCTACCGTCCGCTCAGCCAGCTCCGTCATTCCCGTTGCATGCAGCGCCTGCTGTACGCAGCGCTCATCCTCCTTCGACCATTGCTGGAGCCAGCTCTGGTACGGGTAGCGCCCCTGCTTCACAAGCTGAAGTACGGTAAGTCCTTCGGGCGCCGTCGGCCCTTGGGGAAGAATCGCCAGCTGTTTGGCCACTTCTTTGGTCGAGAGACGGGCGATATCTGCGCCATTGAGGATGACGGAGCCGCTTTGGGGCTTCAGCAGCCTGGCCATCGACCGCAGCAGCGTCGATTTCCCGCATCCATTGCTCCCGATGAATACCGAAATCTTGCCCTCAGGTATCGTCAGGTTCAAGTCCTCGAATATATTCGCTCCTCCGTAGGACAAAGTCAGCTTATTCGCTTTAAGTGTGCTCATCTATATTCCCTCCCAGTTTAGGCTTGATTTCGGAACCGGTACAGCATGTATAAGAAGAACGGGGCGCCGATTGCGGCGGTGAAGACGCCCGCCGGTACATCCAGCGGCAGAAAGGCGGTGCGGGCGATCAGATCGGCCAGCAGGAGAAGTATGGCTCCGATCAGCGCGCTTACGGGAAGCAGATTCCCGAAGGACGGGCCGACCAGCTTGCGTGCCATATGCGGCGCCATCAGGCCGATGAAGGATATCGCTCCGCCGATGGCGACCGCAGCCCCTGCGAGGGCGACGCTCAATAGCAGCAGGATCAACCGGTGGCGCTGTACGCGGGCTCCGGCGCTGGTTGCGATTTCGTCGCCCAGCGCCAGCACGTTCACATGGCGCGCTTGCAGCCATGTCAGCGGCAGCAGCACCGCTACCCAAGGCATCAGGTTCATGACATCATTGCTCCAAGAAGCGCCGTATATGCTGCCCGTCATGAAGGTAAGCGATTTGCTCGCCAGAATGAGCGGGCCGGAGATGATGAGCATATACGAGATGGACTTGAACGCGGCGGATAACCCGGTACCGATCAAGACGAGCCTTAGCGGCGATACGCCCTCCTTCCAAGCCAGAATATAGAGCAGGAAGGTTACGGCAAACGCGCAGGCGATCGACATGAGCGGCATCCAATGAATCGATACCGTATCCGAGAACAGGAACATGAACAAGACGGCGCCTAGCGAGGCGCCCTCCGTTATGCCGGTCACGTCGGGCGAGGCGAGCGGATTGCGGACGATTCCCTGCAGAACGGCTCCCGCAACGGCCAGTGAAGCGCCGATAAGAACGGCAATGACGATGCGCGGGAGACGGAGCTGATTCACGATCACATCATTCATCGGACTGCCATGGCCAAACACTGCCCGAACGACATTGACCGGGGAGATATACTGGCTTCCGATGCCGGTGCTGACGATCATAATGAGTATCGTCGCCGCCAGCAGGGCAAGTGTGATCCACGCGTGCCGCTTCTCCAGCAGCAGTGACAGTTTGGCTTTATCGAAACGTAAGGATATGAATTTGCTCATGTAAGACGCTTTCCTTTCCGTGCGATGTAGACGAAGAATGGGACGCCGATCACGGCGGTCATGACGCCTACGGGAACTTCCTTGGGCATTGCGATATAACGCGAGCCGATATCCGCCGATACGAGCAGGATGGCCCCCAACAACGCGCTGTATGGCAGTACCCAGCGATTATCGATGCCGATCAAATAACGCACGATATGAGGAACGATGATGCCGACGAAAGCGATCGGGCCCGCTACCGCAACGGAGCCGCCGGCCAGCAGGATGACGGCTGCGGCTGCGATCCATTTGATGGTTGCGGTGCGCTGGCCGAGACCTTGCGCGACATCGTCCCCCATAGCCAAGACGTTGAGATGGCGGGAGACCAGCAGCGCCAGAACCATACCGGCAATCATATAAGGAATGGCCGTCACGAGCATGCCAAGATCCCGGCCCGCTACCGAACCGACAAGCCAGAAGAGCAGCTGGTCGAACATCTTGCCGTTGGACAGCATAATCCCCTGCGTCAAGGCGGAGAAGAAGGCGGTCATCGAAGCGCCGGCCAATGTAATCTTGATCGGGGTCATGCCGTCGCGTCCGATGCTGCCAAGCAGAAATACGATTCCGCCGCTGACGGCGGCTCCGATCAAGGCAGCGATGGAGTATGCCTGCAAGCCGCTGATGCCGAGCAGCACCGAAGCCATGATGATCGCGAAGGCGGCCCCGGAATTGACGCCGAACGTGCTTGGCGAAGCGATCGGATTACGTGTTATGACCTGCATAATCGCGCCGGCAACCGCGAGGCAGGCACCGACGGATGCCGCGATAAGCGCGCGGGGCAGTCGGGTCGTCTGAATCACGAGATGCTCTCGCGAGCCGTCATAATGAAAGAAGGAATCCCATACCGTCGGCAGGGGGATATCCGTCACGCCAAACACGATGCTGCAGACCATAGCGAGTACGAGTACGCATGTGGAGAGCAGAAGACCTAATAGTTTCATAATAGCCTGCCTTTGCAAGATGGACTGATTCCGTTCGAATAATAAGGAAAGTACGCTATGAATTTTAGAGGAATGAAGCGGGAGTGTCAATGATTTTGAGAATCGTTCTCATAATTTTCATTGACAGCTTCGGTGCCTATCACGTATAGTTTTTTAACGGAAGTGATAATTATTTTCAATTGACTACTTAAGAATCGGCACGATGCGGTCCGATCATTCGGGAGGAAGTTAAAGGTGAACACAGGAAAACGAAACAAACGAACGCTGACATGGGGCATGTTGGCTCTGGTGCTGGTTATGGTTTTGTCCGCTTGCGGCAACGGCAATGCGAATACCGATAAGTCGTCGAACGATAGCGGGAATACGGAGGGGAACGCGGCTAACGGCGGCCAGGAAGCCGCGGATAACGAGCAGGTGCGTACGGTCAAGCACGCTATGGGCACTACCGATATCAAGGGTACGCCGCAGCGCGTCGTCGTTCTGACGAACGAGGGCACGGAAGCGGTGCTCGCCTTGGGCGTGAAGCCGGTCGGCGCGGTGAAGTCTTGGACGGGCGACCCGTGGTACGATCACCTGAAGGCGGACATGGAAGGCGTGACGGAGCTGGGCGAAGAAGGCCAGCCGAATCTGGAGCTGATTGCCGGACTGAAGCCGGACCTGATCATCGCCAACAAGATGCGTCACGAGAAAATTTACGAAACGCTGAAGAGCATCGCCCCAACGGTGGAATCCGAGACGCTGCGCGGCGAATGGAAAATTAATTTCAAGCTGTATGCCGAGGCGCTGAACAAGCAAGCGGAGGGCGACGAGCTGATCGCCGCTTTCGACAAGCGGATCGAGGATTTCAAGACGAAGGCCGGCGACAAGCTGAAGGAGACGGTATCGGTCGTTCGCTTCATGGCTGACAAAACGCGCGTCTATCACACGGATACGTTCTCCGGCATCATCTTCGACCAAATCGGTATTGCGCGCAACCCGATGACGCTTAATGCCAAGGAGCAGTTCGTCGATGAAATTACGAAGGAGCGCCTGCCGGAAGCGGATGCGGACCGTCTGTTCTACTTCACTTACGATACAGGCGACGGCAAGGCGAACGAGACCGAGGAAGCATGGACAAGCGACCCGCTGTGGACCAGCCTCGGCGCCGTTAAGGCAGGCAAAGCCTACAAGGTCGACGACGCGATCTGGAATACGGCCGGCGGCATTAAAGCGGCCAATCTGATGCTCGACGAATTGTACGATATTTACGAAGTTCAGCAATAAGACCACCATTTCTTATATTGTTCATACAAAAAGACGCCTGCTCGTTTAACGAGCAGGCGTCTTTCGTATGAACGGGGAGCTGCCAAGAGCAGCCCGTACCGGTCAGCCATCTACGCGCGGCTGTAGCGAATGGCGAGCTCCGCCTCCAAAGATTCTCCGGCAGGAATCAGCTGCAGCTCTTCCTTGCGGTTCAGCTCCGCATTCAATGCCATCCATGGCTCGACGCAGATGAAGGGCTTGCCGTCCACCTGCCACAGCACGACATATTTGAACACGTCGCTGTATGTCATTTGCACGACGCCTTGCCCCTCAGGCCCTGGGAATGAGATCGCCCTCTCGGAGGCATCAAGCAGGGCAACGGATTCCTTCAGCCCTTCCAAGTCGATTTCGTCATGGATCGGTTTGATGACATGATCGTTATAGTCCAAGAACCGGGAAGCATCCGTTCCATACGCGATACGTTTGGAGCCTATGCGGAAATAGGGATGAAAACCGGCATAAATCGGCATGCTGCTCTCGGATCGATTCCGGTACGATTGCCGGATCTGCAGCGAGCCGTCCTTAAGGGCATAGGTGAAGAGCAGCTCGAAGTCGAATGGATATTCGATCCGGGTGTCTTCGCTGCTGCGCAGACGCAGTGTCAGAGCAGCCTCGCCCTCTTCGGACAGGGAGACGACCTCCCACGGCCGGTTGCGCGCGACGCCATGGTTGCGCATCGAATAGGTCACGCCGTCCCATTCGTAGCGTCCGTCCACCAGCTGGCCGGAGATAGGGAATAGGATGGGATTGCCGCCGCGTATATTCGCCTCCGGGTCGATGAACGTCGCTTCATCCAAATAGAACAGCTCCTCGCCGTTCAGACGGCAGCTGATCGCGATGGCGCCGCGTTCCGGACAGATGGTAACGGAGGAATCCGTCGCCGCTTCCGTTAATGTATAAAGGGTATACGTCGAATCGTGCTTAAGCACTTCATACTGCTTCATATCCTACCTCCAACGATGGTTGTCCATTTAGTTACTCAAGGCCAGCATATCATATTCGTCCGCAGCTCTAAAGTGCGGCCTGTGAACAACCGATGAAAGAGACAAAGGCAGAGGAGGACGTAAATACGATGGATATTCAAAGCATTGGCGCAATGGCTTCCGGCATGGCAATGGCGAATCTGAAGCAGGCGGCGGGTATTGCCGTTCTAGGCAAATCGCTGGATAACCTGCAGCTGCAGGGTCAAATGCTGGCACAGCTGATGGAGCAAAGCGTGCAGCCGCATCTCGGCGGGAATGTAGACATTCGTCTATAAAAAACGACTTTTTCGCTCTCACAGGAAGAGACCGCGTCTGGCATTGGTCAGACCCGATCTCTTTTTTGCGTGGATAGGAGGATTGGATAAAGCCCGGCAGCTCGAAAGCGGTGCGGATGATCGACTGCCGTTACTCGCTTTCACTGGTTCTCCACCCCTCCGGCCAATCGCGCATCCGCTGCAGCAGCAGCCCGTCGGAGGTGTCGTTCTCGCCGGTTACGAATTCGGCCATATAATACGAGAGATAGTCCCCATATCGGCTCTCTTGGTTCAGAAGCAGCTCGTCTACCCAATAAACGCCGGTATTGATTTCGTCAAGCAGCAGCGCGCATACTGCGCCGTAAACGCCGCACGCAACCTGCAAGTAGGTCGCATTCGTACCGTATACAGGGGCGACTTCATCGCTGCGCATAACGTTATACATATAGCGTTCCTTGTCGGGATAGACAAGCAGAACACCGACCAGATCAGCTCCGTCTAGCGGTGCATCGTTCGGATCGAGTAATTGATGCTTCCATGACCACAGCTCGTCGGAATCTTCTCTATGCTGACGAAGAATGGCGGTTACCGGGTTGCTCACCTTGTATAAAAATCCGGATTCTACGCCGAGGAGACGGCTGAGGGTCAAGGCTTCCTCATGGGGCATCAGGCAGCCGTGAAACAGATGGGCGCCCAGCTTGACCCGGAATCTGAGATCATAGACATGATTGTATAGAAATAACGGGACTCCGCCTGAGGCGAGCATCGGATAATTCAATAACGCTTCATCGAGAAAGCATTCGGGGGCCCATGTGCTGTAAATCGTCCGCTCTTCAGCAAGCTTAGGATCGGCATAGAAGGTATCGTCCGACTCGACAATATAACAGCCAATCGGTTGTTCGTCAGGGTACGCGTTCCTCAGCTTCAAGGCCATCCACTGGACGACCCCGGGATTCATACCGGAGCTGATTATAGCCTTCGCTCGCGTAAACCCGCCGCGCGCTTCTTCGAACCGGATGAAACGTTCGATCAGCGTAAATCCTTCGAGCTCCTGCATTTCATCGACTTCCTTATTCTCCAGCGCCGTATTGGCGTAGGCAATGCCCAGCTCGTCGCAGACCGACAAAACGGATACCGTATCGGCCCAGGATAAGTCAATGACAAGGCTGGCGCCGATTCGCTTCAATAATTTTTTCAGCAGACTTGTATCGTTCGCATCAAGAGTATGCAAGGACATGTCCCGGGACAGAAGAGGACAATGCTCGCGGTAGTAGGCTTTTGGGCGCTGCTTAAGGTCGACGCAATGGATGCGGCAATGGGCCAGATGCCTGTGCAGGGGACTGCTTGAATCGCCGGCCGAACGGTTCAGAAGCGCCAGAACGGCTTTCGCGACGCCGCCGCCGCTGCCCAGAAGCGCAATAGTGAGTCGCTGCTGGTTCATATAGATCACCCCATTCTTATGTTGGTATAACAGCATATGCAGAAGAGAGATGACTTGTCCGAGTCGAATAGCGGGGGGAGTTTGTCCATGACGGCAAGACAGCATATAGCGGTGGCGTGATCGCGATGAAGTGAAGGGAGGTTAGCGATGAAACTGACTGCGTTTACGGTGGGCTCCCCGCTCGCGCTGCACAATCACGGCCACTCCGTGGGCAGGGCCTCCGAGCAGGAGCCGGACACGCCGAGAGTGGGGGAAATGTAATTTTTTTCATCACTATATTGCATAAATGAATAGTAAGTCATATACTATAGCTGCAAGGTTCATTTTTTTTAACAAGCTATTCTGTATTGTTGAATACTAAACGATAGGGTATAGGGAGAGCTGCTTGATGAATGTGCAGTTTAAGAAAGGCGTGCTGGACTTATGCGTCCTGGCGTTAACGGCTTGGGAGGATCGATACGGGTATGAACTGGCTGTGGCGATTTCCTCCAAATTTGAAGTGGCTGTCGGCAGTGTTTATCCGCTGCTCAACAGGCTTACCTTGGAAGGCTACTTCTCAACTTATTTGCGTGAATCACCGGAGGGGCCTCCGCGCAAGTATTATAAGCTGACCCCGAAGGGGCATACGCATCTTATGGAGCTGGTTAGTGAATGGAATACGTTCACGCATGCGGTTAATGAATTGATTAAGGATGGTGTAGGAAAATGATCAAAGAGCAATACCTGCAGCAGCTGTGGAAGCATCTGGATAAGATCCCGGAGCCGAAGCGGCGGGAGATCATGTTCGATTATGAGGATCACTTTCGAATCGCAGCTGAGCTTGGACGCAGTGAGGAAGAGGCAGCCAGGGAGCTTGGCGATCCGCAGATGATCGCCAGAGAGATGCTTCTTGGCTACCGGGTTGAAGAAGCGGAGAACAGCGGCGGAGTCGTTCGTCTCTCGAAGGCTGTGCTCGCAACCGCCGGTCTAGGATTTTTCAACCTCGTCTTCGTACTCGGGCCTTATATCGCTCTCCTTAGCGTGCTGTTGTCGCTTTGGGTGGTTTCCGGAGCATGCGGCATCCTGGCAATCGGCGCGATGTACGAGGGATTTTTCGGGGATGCGGTAACGCGCATGCAAGCCTCATTTATCGCCATATCTGCGATAGGGGTCGGGATGCTGCTAGGTGCAGGCACGCATAAGCTGACGAGGGGCGTTTTCAAGATGACGTTGAAATATTTGCGGTTTAACACGAGAGTGATCATGAATAAGGAGAGAAATTAATGAGAAATTGGATCATCGTTGGATTGATACTTTTGGTTGTCGGATTAATCGGAGTAGGCGTAACGTTCAAAGGGACTAACTTCACGTTCAATACGGTCGATATTGAGAAGCAGCAGAAGGAGACGGAAGGCGAAGGCGTGGAGTTTGTCCGCATCGAGAACGAAAGTGCCGATGTCACGATCGTACCGAGCTCCTCCGGCAAGATCAAGGCGGAATTGAGCGGGAACGTGAGCCAGAAGTTTGTAGATAATATTAAACTGAGCCTCGATCGGGACGGAGATGAGGTGACGATCAAGGCGGAAGCGGGTTCGGGCTTCTCCTTCGGGATCAGCATTATGAACCTGGATCTGAAGATCGAGCTGCCCGAGCGGGCGTTCCGTGAGCTCGCGCTGAATTCGGGCAGCGGCAATATCGAAATGCGGGATATGCTGGCGGGTACAATGGTTATTGAGGCGAAGTCGGGCGATCTGAACTTGAAAGAATTGACCGGAGACGAGATGTCCATCTCAACTTCTTCCGGCAACATCACGCTCGGCAAGCTGACCGGGAAGCAAATCAAGCTTAAAGCAAGCTCGGGCGACATTGAACTGGATAAGTCGAAGGCGGATGAGCTGTCGGTCGATGTCGCCAGCGGCAATATCGAACTGATGGATGCCGATGCGAAGCTGAAGGCCGATACGAGCAGCGGCAATATTACGGTCAGTCTTGCAGCTATCGCGCATCCCATGACGCTGAGCACCGGAAGCGGCAATGTGACGATCGAGACCGATCGGCAGCCGGACTCCGCGCAGATCCGTTACAATTCGGGATCCGGCGATCTGAAGAACAGCTGGCGGGATAATCCGTCCTCTAGAGACGGGGACGACAACGAGACGATCGTATTCGGCGACGGCAAGACGATCGTCGAGGTAGAGACCGGATCCGGCAATCTATCGCTTGACCGGCGTTAATGCCGTCCGGAAACGACATATAGACAGAGGGTGCCAAACCTAATAACGGGTAGGCACCCTCTTTTTCGCGCAGATAGAACTTTGACCGTGTACCCAAATAATGCTTCATATTTCTTAGCAGTTCCTGTCGAATACGCTACTTTAGCACTAAATATTCCCTCTGCCTCCGCCGATAAAAAGAATGAGATTCGTCATACTTGCGTTGGTTGATGATCGATATGGTGTTGAATTGGTGTCAGTCATCTCAGATTCATATTTTCGAACAGGAGGAACTTCCATGCTGGGAAAAGGAAGGTCGCTGCTTGGACCGGTCCTGATAACGACATTGCCCATTATTGGCTACGAGCTGCTTCGCACCTCGCAGCAGGCTGACATCGCGGTTACTTCACCTACCGGCCATTTCTACCTTGTCAGTATCATTGCAGGGCTTGCCATAATGCTGGCGATCGCCGTCGGCATTACCGGCTATCGTCTGCGGAATATTAAAGTCGAATTTTTGGCTCTGGCCTACTTATCCCTTGCGGAGGTATTCGTGCTGCACGGCTTGGCTACGCCGGGATTACTGCTGCATACGGCCAGCTTGTCGGGAATCGCCGCGCAATTGAGCATCCTGCTTGCCGTGATGTGGTTGTGCTTGTCGGCTGCGTCGACGGATCACCCGATCGTGCGGATTTTGGCGCGGCGGAGGAAGTGGCTTATGCCTGCGTGGGGCCTTCTTCTCGCATTGTTCTGCATAGCCGCCTTCAGCCGTCCGGATCTCGTTCACTCGCTTCCGATCAATCGCGCTCCCTATGTATGGATTGCCGCAGGTTTGACCACCGCAGCCTGCCTATGGACGATGTACCGCTATTGGCATTCGTACCGGGCTGCGAAATTCCCGCTGCAGCAAGCGATCGTATACAGCACAGGGTGGCTGATTGCCTCTCAATATATTATGGTGACAGGTACGGCCTGGAAACTCAGCTGGTGGCTGTACCACGGTCTTCTTCTTGGATCGATGATTATGATGATCGGCGGGCTGATTCGTCAGTATTTCTCGCAAGGCTCCTTCCGCTCCTCCTTCAAGGTGCTGTTCCAGTCCGATCCCCGCGCTTGGCTGGAAGCCTGCATGACGCCAAGCGTGCGCGCGCTAATTATGGCGACGGAAATTCGCGATGCCTATACGGCCGGTCATAATATGCGCGTTGCCTTGTATGCGCTGCGGCTGGGAGAAGAGATGATGCTTTCAACCGACCAGCTCCGCGCCATTGCCCAGGGAGGCGTCGTGCACGATGTCGGGAAGCTCAAGGTGCCGGATTCCATTCTGAACAAACCCGGCAAGCTTAATCCGGATGAACGAAGCACGATCGAGCGGCATCCTGTATGGGGCTACGATATGTGCAAACGGCTCGGCTTTTTCTACGACGAGCTCTCCATTATCCGTTCTCATCATGAGAAATGGGACGGAACAGGGTATCCCGATCGGCTGGCAGGATCGAACATCCCGCTGCTCGCCCGAATTACCGCCTTGGCCGACGTGTACGATGCGCTAACTTCTTCGAGATCCTACCGGAAGGCCATGTCGCACGAAGAAGCGATGGTCATTATTGTCAGCGGCAGCGGCGTGCATTTCGACCCTGCATGCGTAGAAGCTTGGGAACGGCTGGCGCAGGACGATTCGTCGTTCCTTCTCGAGACCGCGGCCAGCGACCGGCACTTCAAGCTCGTCGATCCCGCCCCCAACATTCAAACCGGCTAACTCTCCGATATCCGGGGCGCGACTACGGCCATTGGGGCTGTAAAGATGAAGTAATGTTGCACGTTATACAATACCCTCTGCCCTCTACATCAGCATTAATCGCACATGTTCTACTGTCAAACCGGATCCCGAAACTAAGCGTTACCTCATAGTGGATAGCTATTATTAGGGAGGTAAATGCTGATGAGAAGGTTTACGAGTTTACTGGCAGGAAATGTATTATGCGCTTCACTGCTGATGCCGACTAAATAAAGCAGTCTCTCGTCCGACGGACGTGAGGCTGCTTTTTTGCTAGATCAGAAAAGTTGCGTCGGTCAGGTGGCACTTGTCTGAGCTCGTTCATGTTTTATTTCCAGATATCCTGCCCCTTGACGTTCAGCTCGGTGGCGATCAGATCGGCTGTAAGCTGATGGGGCTTGCCTATCTTTCCGTTACGCAGCTTGGAGATCGTCTGAACCGAGATGCCGGTCGCTTGAGACAGCTGCTGGGCCGACATGCTGCAGCGGGCCATCAGCACCTTCAGCTTGACGGAGGGATCTACCGGATCGGAACAGGTGCGCAGATCTGTCACGACAAAGCCGTTGTTCTTCAGGCTCTCGTCGCCATTGTAGAAGGGCGAGAGGATAAGCGTCACCTCCAGGTAGACCAGATCGGCGAGCTTCCTCGTGCGAAACATGAACTGCTGCGGCTGGCGCAAGCTAAGGTATTGCTTGATCGCCTCCTTGATATACGTCAGATCGTCTTCATGGACGATCTTGAAGATCGACTGGTACTGAACCGTAAAGTCCGAATCAAACAGAGGCATCGGGTAATTCTCTTCGATATGTTGAATAATGAACTGATTATCGACAATGCCGGACAGCAGCACGCTGCCCGTTCTGACCTTTTCGTCGATCCACATCCTGGCTGTTATATCCTCCGCGATCAATAGGCGGGTAGGGAGATCGTAGCTTTGTACCGACCGGCAGGTTAGCCGGACATACAGCGTCCGATCAT carries:
- a CDS encoding DUF1700 domain-containing protein — encoded protein: MIKEQYLQQLWKHLDKIPEPKRREIMFDYEDHFRIAAELGRSEEEAARELGDPQMIAREMLLGYRVEEAENSGGVVRLSKAVLATAGLGFFNLVFVLGPYIALLSVLLSLWVVSGACGILAIGAMYEGFFGDAVTRMQASFIAISAIGVGMLLGAGTHKLTRGVFKMTLKYLRFNTRVIMNKERN
- a CDS encoding aldose epimerase family protein, whose protein sequence is MKQYEVLKHDSTYTLYTLTEAATDSSVTICPERGAIAISCRLNGEELFYLDEATFIDPEANIRGGNPILFPISGQLVDGRYEWDGVTYSMRNHGVARNRPWEVVSLSEEGEAALTLRLRSSEDTRIEYPFDFELLFTYALKDGSLQIRQSYRNRSESSMPIYAGFHPYFRIGSKRIAYGTDASRFLDYNDHVIKPIHDEIDLEGLKESVALLDASERAISFPGPEGQGVVQMTYSDVFKYVVLWQVDGKPFICVEPWMALNAELNRKEELQLIPAGESLEAELAIRYSRA
- a CDS encoding S-adenosylmethionine decarboxylase related protein: MNQQRLTIALLGSGGGVAKAVLALLNRSAGDSSSPLHRHLAHCRIHCVDLKQRPKAYYREHCPLLSRDMSLHTLDANDTSLLKKLLKRIGASLVIDLSWADTVSVLSVCDELGIAYANTALENKEVDEMQELEGFTLIERFIRFEEARGGFTRAKAIISSGMNPGVVQWMALKLRNAYPDEQPIGCYIVESDDTFYADPKLAEERTIYSTWAPECFLDEALLNYPMLASGGVPLFLYNHVYDLRFRVKLGAHLFHGCLMPHEEALTLSRLLGVESGFLYKVSNPVTAILRQHREDSDELWSWKHQLLDPNDAPLDGADLVGVLLVYPDKERYMYNVMRSDEVAPVYGTNATYLQVACGVYGAVCALLLDEINTGVYWVDELLLNQESRYGDYLSYYMAEFVTGENDTSDGLLLQRMRDWPEGWRTSESE
- a CDS encoding PadR family transcriptional regulator, with the translated sequence MNVQFKKGVLDLCVLALTAWEDRYGYELAVAISSKFEVAVGSVYPLLNRLTLEGYFSTYLRESPEGPPRKYYKLTPKGHTHLMELVSEWNTFTHAVNELIKDGVGK
- a CDS encoding DUF4097 family beta strand repeat-containing protein: MRNWIIVGLILLVVGLIGVGVTFKGTNFTFNTVDIEKQQKETEGEGVEFVRIENESADVTIVPSSSGKIKAELSGNVSQKFVDNIKLSLDRDGDEVTIKAEAGSGFSFGISIMNLDLKIELPERAFRELALNSGSGNIEMRDMLAGTMVIEAKSGDLNLKELTGDEMSISTSSGNITLGKLTGKQIKLKASSGDIELDKSKADELSVDVASGNIELMDADAKLKADTSSGNITVSLAAIAHPMTLSTGSGNVTIETDRQPDSAQIRYNSGSGDLKNSWRDNPSSRDGDDNETIVFGDGKTIVEVETGSGNLSLDRR
- a CDS encoding YjfB family protein gives rise to the protein MDIQSIGAMASGMAMANLKQAAGIAVLGKSLDNLQLQGQMLAQLMEQSVQPHLGGNVDIRL
- a CDS encoding HD-GYP domain-containing protein yields the protein MLGKGRSLLGPVLITTLPIIGYELLRTSQQADIAVTSPTGHFYLVSIIAGLAIMLAIAVGITGYRLRNIKVEFLALAYLSLAEVFVLHGLATPGLLLHTASLSGIAAQLSILLAVMWLCLSAASTDHPIVRILARRRKWLMPAWGLLLALFCIAAFSRPDLVHSLPINRAPYVWIAAGLTTAACLWTMYRYWHSYRAAKFPLQQAIVYSTGWLIASQYIMVTGTAWKLSWWLYHGLLLGSMIMMIGGLIRQYFSQGSFRSSFKVLFQSDPRAWLEACMTPSVRALIMATEIRDAYTAGHNMRVALYALRLGEEMMLSTDQLRAIAQGGVVHDVGKLKVPDSILNKPGKLNPDERSTIERHPVWGYDMCKRLGFFYDELSIIRSHHEKWDGTGYPDRLAGSNIPLLARITALADVYDALTSSRSYRKAMSHEEAMVIIVSGSGVHFDPACVEAWERLAQDDSSFLLETAASDRHFKLVDPAPNIQTG